The following are encoded in a window of Microbacterium sp. LWO13-1.2 genomic DNA:
- a CDS encoding MmcQ/YjbR family DNA-binding protein, whose protein sequence is MATIEDVREIALALPGVEERINGHTGEPAWRAVKGDIAWLRGPSARDLAQLAALDRDWPPGPVLGVRVASVEEKEALLAAEPEIFFTIPHFDGYPALLVHLEGVDRERLAEIIDDAWLVRAPVKAAKAWLAERGLE, encoded by the coding sequence ATGGCGACGATCGAGGACGTGCGCGAGATCGCACTCGCGCTTCCCGGCGTCGAGGAACGGATCAACGGCCACACCGGTGAGCCCGCCTGGCGTGCGGTGAAGGGCGACATCGCCTGGTTGCGCGGACCGAGTGCCCGGGATCTCGCCCAGCTGGCCGCCCTCGACCGTGACTGGCCGCCCGGCCCAGTGCTCGGTGTCCGCGTCGCGAGTGTGGAGGAGAAGGAAGCCCTGCTCGCGGCCGAGCCGGAGATCTTCTTCACGATCCCGCATTTCGACGGCTACCCCGCCCTGCTCGTGCACCTCGAGGGCGTCGATCGGGAGCGGCTGGCCGAGATCATCGACGACGCCTGGCTGGTGCGCGCTCCGGTCAAGGCGGCGAAGGCCTGGCTCGCGGAGCGCGGGCTGGAGTGA
- a CDS encoding MarR family transcriptional regulator — protein MTPLLLDRLLQIADLFQKDMARAFEGTGLTPARVHLLWVLQHAGPSTQQALAQILEVSPRNITGLVDALEATGHVRRAPHPTDRRAVLVQLTADATETMTRMQQEHDELNATLVAAVAPADLAAVERGIIAIATHLQTLVTDAAAQADTVRALP, from the coding sequence ATGACGCCCCTGCTGCTGGACCGCCTGCTCCAGATCGCCGACCTGTTCCAGAAGGACATGGCACGCGCGTTCGAGGGCACCGGACTCACCCCGGCGCGGGTGCACCTGCTCTGGGTGCTGCAGCACGCCGGGCCGTCGACGCAGCAGGCCCTCGCGCAAATCCTCGAGGTCAGCCCGCGCAACATCACCGGCCTCGTCGACGCACTCGAGGCGACCGGGCATGTGCGCCGGGCACCGCATCCGACCGACCGCCGTGCCGTGCTGGTGCAGTTGACTGCGGATGCCACCGAGACCATGACCCGGATGCAGCAGGAGCACGACGAGCTCAACGCGACCCTGGTCGCCGCTGTCGCACCGGCGGATCTCGCCGCGGTGGAGCGCGGGATCATCGCGATCGCAACGCATCTGCAGACCCTGGTGACGGATGCCGCGGCGCAGGCGGATACCGTGAGGGCGCTGCCATGA